The Clostridium beijerinckii genomic sequence AAAAAATGAAAGATTATCATTAATATTAAAAGATGTAACTAAAGAGCCATGGACAGTTCATAGCAATGACATTAATGAAGGAGATATACTTGAAGGAAAAGTTGTACGTCTTACTGCATTTGGCGCATTTGTTGAGTTATTTGATGGAATAGAAGGTTTGGTTCATATAACAGAGATTACAGATGAACATATTGCAAAGCCTTCAGATGTGTTGGAAGTTAATCAAAAAGTAAAGGTCAAGGTATTAAGTATCAATAGAGAAGAAAAAAGAATAGCATTAAGTATAAAAGAAGCTGTAGAAAATAATAAAGAATATCTTGATTATATTGACAATAGTGATGAAAGTGGAACCTCTTTGGGGGATTTACTTAAAGGATTTAAATTTGAGTAGATTTACAGAAGTATAAATATGAAAAATAAGTATGGATAATCATCCATACTTATTTTATTTGGAGTATTTTAATTAAATCTTTTCTATTTTTAACATATTAGTTCCACCAGTTTGAGTTGTTGGCATTCCAGCAGCAACTATTATATCATCTCCAGGTTGTGTGAAATTTAGACTAAATACTGTGTTTTTAGCTTCTGTTAATATTTCATCTGTTGAGTTAAACATTTTACAAGGCATTGGGAAGATTCCAAAATTTAAGCTTAATCCTTTTCTTACTTGTTCGTAAGGTGTTATAGCTATGATTGGAGCCTTTGATCTGTACCTTGAAAGTAGTCTTGCAGTAGCACCGCTCTTAGTTGCTGCCACTATAGCTTTTGCATGTAAGATGTTAGCTGTTCTACATGCTGAATAACTTATTGCAGCTGCGTAGTCAGTAAGTGATGGTTCTCTAAGTCTTGCAGTTAAGTGATTATAATCTAAGTATTCTTCAGCTTCTTGAGCAATTTTTGACATTGTCTTTGCTGCTTCTATAGGGAAACAACCAGAAGCACTTTCACCACTTAACATAATTGCATCAGTTCCATCAAAAATAGCGTTACAAATATCACTTGCTTCAGCTCTAGTTGGAAGTGAATTTCTAATCATTGAATCAAGCATTTGAGTTGCAGTTATAACAACTTTACCAGCTTCATTACATTTTCTGATTATCATTTTTTGTATTATAGGCACTTTTTGAATTGGAATTTCAACACCCATATCTCCTCTGGCAACCATTACAGCGTCAGTTACTTCGATGATAGAATCTATATTATCTACACCTTCTTGGTTTTCGATTTTAGCTATTACCTTTATATGTTCCCCATGGTTTTCTTTTAGAACTTTCTTTACATCTAAGATATCACTGGCTTTTCTTATGAAAGATGCAGCAATAAAATCAACGCCCATTTTACATCCGAATTTTATATCTTCTATATCTTTTTCTGTAATTGATGGTAATTTAATAACTACATTAGGTACATTTACACCCTTATGATTTTTAATTTCACCACCTACAACAACTTTTGTATGAATTGTTTTACCTTCAACACCAGTAACTTTAAATTTTAGAAGACCATCATCAACAAGAATTTTTCCGCCAACTTTTATATCTTGATAAAGTACATCATATGAGATTGAGCATCTTTTCTCATCACCAAGAATTTCTTCGCCACATATGAAATCGAAATCGTCACCGTCATTAAGAGTTACACCATCGTTTACAAAGTTATGAGTTCTGATTTTCGGACCTTTAATATCAAGAACTATAGCTGTTGCAGAATTCATTTCTTTACTTAGACGTTGGATTAGTTCGATTTTTTCTTTGTGTGTTTCATGTGTACCATGAGAAAAGTTTAATCTTGCAGCGCTCATCCCAATTTCAATGAACTTTCTTAAAGTCTCCTCATTATCGCTTGCTGGACCAATAGTAAAAATCATTTTTGTTTTTTGCATATAAACACCTCACATTAAAATTTTGTATATATATTATAGTGTGTGAAATAATTAATCATAAAATAATAAAAATATACATAATATAGCAATATTTTATGATAAACTAAGAAAAGATATGTATAATCATATTCTATCATATAATTGATGAAAGGAAGAGAGTAGAATGAAAAATTTAGAGAATATTACGGGGAAAAGAATTTTTTATCATTTTAATGAAATAAGTAAGATACCAAGAGGTTCTGGAAATGAGAAGCAAATAAGTGATTATTTATTGAGCTTTGGAAAGAGTTTAGGATTAGAATGTATTCAAGATGATGCCCTAAATGTTATTATTAAAAAACCTGCATCAAAAGGGTATGAGAAAGCTCCAACAGTTATAATCCAAGGTCATATGGATATGGTGTGTGAGAAAAATAACGATAAAATTCATGATTTTGAAAAAGATCCAATAAGTTTAGTGGTCAAAGATGATTATATATATGCAGATAATACAACTCTTGGAGGAGATGATGGAATTGCTGTTGCTTATGCGATGGCAATATTGGAGGACACATCGATAGAACATCCTGCTATAGAGGTATTAATAACAACAGATGAAGAAACAGGAATGACTGGAGCTAAAGCTGTACGATCAAAAGATTTAGATGGAAAAATTGTTTTGAATTTAGATTCAGAAGAAGAGGGAAAACTTTGGGTCAGCTGTGCTGGTGGAATTAGAACTGAATCTACTTTGCCTATTGAATGGACAAATAAAAAAGAAAATACAAAAGAATATGTGATTGAAGTTAAAGGATTAGCTGGAGGACATTCAGGAGCTGAAATTCATTTAGAAAGAGGAAATGCAAATAAATTAATGGCAAGAGTATTAAGGGAAATCTTAAATAAGGTATCTTTTAATTTAGTTTCATTAAAAGGTGGAGCAAAAGATAATGCAATACCAAGAGAAGCTATGGCGGTTATTTCAATTGATCAATCAAAGGAAAAAGAACTGATTGAAGCTAAAACAAAGATAGATAGTGATATTTCTAAAGAATTGAGCACAAAAGATCCAGGACTTAAGATAACATTATCTGAAAGTAAAGATAAAATAGAAAAAGTATTTTCAGATGATACTACAACTAAAGCAATTAGTTTATCATATTTGTATCCAAATGGTGTAAACACAATGAGTTCTGAAATAGAAGGATTAGTGGAAAGTTCATCAAATCTTGGAGTGGTAACAACCAATGAAAGTGATATAAAATATCATAGTGCTGTTAGAAGTTCTGTGTTTTCATTGAAAGAAGAAATAGTTGAAAGAAATAAATGTTTAACTGAAATTATGGGAGGTACATTTGAGTCTGCCGCAGGATATCCAGAATGGCCATATAAAAGTGATTCAAAAATAAGGGATATATGCAAAGATGTATACCTTAGAATGTATGGAAAAGAAGCAGAAGTTGTAGCTATCCACGCTGGATTAGAATGTGGGATACTTAAGGAAAGACTTGGAGATTTAGATATGATTAGTTTTGGGCCTAATATCATTGATATACACACTCCAAATGAACATTTAAGTATATCATCTGCTTGTAGATGCTTTGAATATTTATTAGAAGTTCTCAAAGAAATTAGAAATTAGTATAAAAAATTAATTAGAACAGTAAGTTAACCAGAAAATTTATTGGATAACTTACTGTTTTTTTATTACTCTCACAATTTTGAGTTTTAAGTTTATTTATAAAAAAGATAATGAGTAAGAAATAACAAAATGTAAAACAAAAGTCAGAAAATTATAAATTTACAGTAAATGACCAT encodes the following:
- the pyk gene encoding pyruvate kinase, with the protein product MQKTKMIFTIGPASDNEETLRKFIEIGMSAARLNFSHGTHETHKEKIELIQRLSKEMNSATAIVLDIKGPKIRTHNFVNDGVTLNDGDDFDFICGEEILGDEKRCSISYDVLYQDIKVGGKILVDDGLLKFKVTGVEGKTIHTKVVVGGEIKNHKGVNVPNVVIKLPSITEKDIEDIKFGCKMGVDFIAASFIRKASDILDVKKVLKENHGEHIKVIAKIENQEGVDNIDSIIEVTDAVMVARGDMGVEIPIQKVPIIQKMIIRKCNEAGKVVITATQMLDSMIRNSLPTRAEASDICNAIFDGTDAIMLSGESASGCFPIEAAKTMSKIAQEAEEYLDYNHLTARLREPSLTDYAAAISYSACRTANILHAKAIVAATKSGATARLLSRYRSKAPIIAITPYEQVRKGLSLNFGIFPMPCKMFNSTDEILTEAKNTVFSLNFTQPGDDIIVAAGMPTTQTGGTNMLKIEKI
- a CDS encoding aminoacyl-histidine dipeptidase, which encodes MKNLENITGKRIFYHFNEISKIPRGSGNEKQISDYLLSFGKSLGLECIQDDALNVIIKKPASKGYEKAPTVIIQGHMDMVCEKNNDKIHDFEKDPISLVVKDDYIYADNTTLGGDDGIAVAYAMAILEDTSIEHPAIEVLITTDEETGMTGAKAVRSKDLDGKIVLNLDSEEEGKLWVSCAGGIRTESTLPIEWTNKKENTKEYVIEVKGLAGGHSGAEIHLERGNANKLMARVLREILNKVSFNLVSLKGGAKDNAIPREAMAVISIDQSKEKELIEAKTKIDSDISKELSTKDPGLKITLSESKDKIEKVFSDDTTTKAISLSYLYPNGVNTMSSEIEGLVESSSNLGVVTTNESDIKYHSAVRSSVFSLKEEIVERNKCLTEIMGGTFESAAGYPEWPYKSDSKIRDICKDVYLRMYGKEAEVVAIHAGLECGILKERLGDLDMISFGPNIIDIHTPNEHLSISSACRCFEYLLEVLKEIRN